DNA from Tripterygium wilfordii isolate XIE 37 chromosome 15, ASM1340144v1, whole genome shotgun sequence:
ttcaaaaaataaaagcaaaaaaaatcattgaattGAATAAAGGGCAAGAGAAAACTTACAGCCTAACATTGTAGTAGAGATATGGAGCACAAACCAGCGCCATGCACCAGTGCCCTGTTATAAGATATAATATGCAAAGAGCTCCTTGCGTGAAATACTCGGGCAAAACTGCTTTGTTGATCCGAGATGAAGAATCATAAGGATTAATATAATCAAATTCTAGATCTGCCAAGCACATGAGCTGCACAAAAAAATTTCCTAAGCTGTTAAATCCCATTATTCTTTATCATAAACCTTACAATAGTGGATATATAACAAAAGACAATCCTTAGATACCAACATCACCATAAGCCTTAGAAAACAGTGGTGGAACAACAATTCAGCAGTTTTAAATTCAGTTCTCAAGAGCAACAGAAGTTAGTAAATGCTAATCACTTCTACCTCTTTGAAACAAAATCCCAAAATCACCAAATAGATGTTCTAAACAAGCTATTTGTGACATTGATAAATAGGCTTTACCATTATAATCAGTTACAAAACCCAATTGCTCCATCGACAATTTGCATAATCATCCACACTACTCACCACTACCAAGGCAGTTCATCACTTGGAACCATGAACTGATAAAAACAATCTAACTACTCAATCAAACTGGATCAAAAGTGAACCATAAAAAAAGACAACATAAGAAATTTCCttaaaatcaaacaaaactaaGAAATATTTTCTAGGGCAACAATTTATCAACAAGGCATGGACGTTGAACAAATTGTTTAGAAGCAAATTCAAAACCCAACATGAAGGCTGAAGCTTTGCAGGTATCAATCACACGCACAAGATAAGAACCCACAAACGAATTTCAGTTTTCActaattcaacacgcctagatAGCCCTACTGATTATACTAATAGGCTTAGCATTTACTTGATGCCCTTATACTCaataaagtgttttttttcacCCCCAAAAAAATCAGCAGAGAACCCTAGTTGTGAACACAACACTAAAGTTCCTGGCTCAAAGTCATGATGCAATAGAAGTACAATGCGAAACTATCAATGTCCAATTTGGTATCAATTTTTAACAGAAAAATCACACGCAAAACAGTAACaataggggagagagagagaggaattgaCCTGGAAGACAATCATGACTATGAGGGctatgatgaagaagaaggagatgagcCATACGTAGAGATCTCCCATGCTGctctgcttctctctctctcttcgtcTAGCTCTAGCCACCCTAATCTGGGTTCGACAGGGAAGTGCGAGTTGCGCACGCGAACTAGTTTCCTAAGGGCAACTCCAATGCAATGGATACTTGATAACACATTATTTAAAAGTCAACTTTATGAAAAATCtataatgaataaaaataaatatttaaagatattttttttataataacatTTATTTTATAAGTTGTTgtaaaaaatgatacttgaaaTATGAAATATGTATATTGTTGATAAATAGTAAAGAGAGAGGTGAGTTTGAagagaaaaaatagagaaatgatGTATATTGTTGTTGTATATTGttgatgaaaaataaaagaggaaaaatagagaaataagTTTGAAGTGTTGGAAAGGGGATCGTTTACTGTCCCGTTCGTATTCTAAATCCGTTCACTTATTTAATTGACACGTGACATTGACGGGATCAGTAAAAATTCCACGTTaaaaagtatgaagtgttgatgaatagtatataTTATGGGATCCACTTATTCAATTAAATTATGTCACctaaaaaagaggaaaagagagagaatagttTTGAAATGCTTGATATTTTTTTACCAATGGAGTTGCTCTAAATATTGAGTTTCAACATTTGTTTTCTTGAAAATCCTAATTTACCCCTTAAGCAATTATTTGTCATCTTTCATTGACATGGTCAAAATTGTCCATtaccaaataaatttttaatttaaaatccCGTCAGATGTTTGTCGGGGCCGGGTCAGGATCCTGGGTAGGTCAACCCGCCCCGTATATATTACTAAAAATTGAATTGTAATTTTTATTCCTTTATGTGGTTCTAAGGAAATTGGATTGCTTCCAGGATATGTACTTAAAGATTCCTATAATGTTGTGCTTTGATTTTGGTGTTTTCTAGGTTGATTTGGATATTTAGAGTAATAATTAACAGAtattgatttgatatttaaaGTAATACTAATTATTTGGGGtgatttgtactctattcttttctttttttttttgaaatatcatagagaaatttgtttttcattgtaATCGAATCTTGGGCACAAATACGTTTAATCTAATCGATTGTCAATTGAGCCACCACTCGTTAGTTAGTGATGTGTATTCTATTCttataattgaaaatatatactTTTTGCTTTTATGTCGTATTAATGTACAAGGATTAActatgaaacatgaaaagcctAACTAAATACATTTTATGGCAGAAGACAAGAGGCATGGGAATACCCATAGTTGCTAATTGGAGATTGATGGATAGGGATTCTGTTCATAAAACGTTGCGAGTGTTGGTCTTGATTTATAGCAAGAAATCCATTAACCTTGTGAGGGGTAAGGAGGTTTGGGTTGCCATCTTTGCTTCCTCAGAGCATGAAGAAGCAAATGGCTTCATGCACAGAAAGAAATTCCTAGATCCTAAGCTTATCAACTTATCATCTGCCCTTAAACCTGCACAACCCAACACAAAATTGGTAAATGATCAATCCATCCACCACATAATCAAACAGTGATATGACGCATATAATCCATGTTAAAATTGTCGATACCACGTGATGATCCATAATATTTGGAATAATTGGGATAAAAAATACTGCGATTtacctaaaaaataaaataattagctAATTAAATTGAAATTCTAACACTTACTCTCCAAACTGAACTGGGAGTAGTGAAGTTCAAACAAGTCGGGATCAGTCTGATTCAACAACGGCCTCCTCTTGTCCTTGGCATAAATCTCCACCGCCGCCTTGATCAGATCCCTCACAGTATCCTCCATCGACATCACCACCTGCACAGGCCCAAACGTCCGCTCAATGTTCACATTAAGCAGCAACTTGGTCAGTTTATGTGTTTGCGAGACGGCGCCGTTCTTCCCGGGCACAGATATGATCCCACCTGGACGGCGTTCCGGTGGGAAGGTCTGTAGCCTCCTCGGGTAGCTCTCGCGGGCCCTACTAGAGTAGTCATGTCGTCTTGGATTGGTAGCCGATCGAGAAATCATGGTTGGTGAGATTCTCACTATCACGAGTGTTGATGGCGGGAGGATGTTTTAACcttgaaaaagagagagagatatatgCTGATGCAGCTGTGGGTGCGGAGAGCCGCTATTAACGTCATGCATGTCACAAGTGTTCTATTTTTGTTCTACCCATGGAGACAAACCACGAAGGTTCCACGAAACTGCAGTCCCTGTAAGTCGTTAACGGGGGGCCAGTTACTGAAATCTGTCGATATACGCCGCTGGTTGGCTTTTATCGTATAAGGATTCGTATCCGAGTAGTAGTAAACTAGTAACGGCGTGGCTTCCTAAACCACAAAAGGTGAGCGAGGAGTGAGGACCATCGTAGTTTAATGGAGTAAATACtgtgttgggttgggttggacaattgaaaattttctggGCCGCTCAATAATGGGCCATTTTTTATGTCTCAATGGACCAAGGACTGCTTAGATGTTCGCTGGTCGTATGCCAGAACTAATGTGTTATCTCAATTTATAAGTCGTTGGAAATTGTTAGAAATTTAGCCCAAACACTACACATTAATGTTGTCTGTTTTGGTCAAAGGCTCACACCACTTTGTTTTTGTTGGGCCATCGTCATTTATTCTAAGGCTTAGAAAACGTGTTAGTTGTATGAAAGAGACTGAATCTTTATTCATATATCACTTGGTTGAATTATATCAATTCGACGTGGAATAAAGTCTTAGCATGAATGATTTAAAATTTGAAGTACAATCTCGCTAGTTTTGTCATACGTATTTATatgtcaaacaaacaaacaattacCACCAATAGACACAACTCACAAGGGGCTTCTCAATCTCTGAATTAGATTTCCTTGCCTTGGTAATGGCAGTCACTTCTATGCATTCACTTTCAAtcagtctttttcttcttctttctggttATTCAATCAGTCTCTACGGAAAAGTGAAATCACCATGCCCCCCATTAAAGTGTGTCCGTTACTGAATCCGATTTCTTTAATACAATTATTATACCGATTCGGAGATAAATGGACAGCCACAAAAGTACTTGGACGCATAAACAGATTACTATGTTGGATTATAATGGAGCATGATGCTACGTGTATAATAAGTAGTGTGCAAGAACTATTAGCACAAGCAAACATCAACGCATTCGTCAGTCCAAATGCTAACAGTAACCGACCATGTTTGTCGATGTCATACATGCCGACCCACGCTCCTTTTTTAAACTAAAAACgatattatacaaatttattatttgaaCATCTGACACGGGGTTAAACTCGACAGGGAAAGACCAACCCTCACCctctaataaaattaattaacgcCCATAATTATATGATTTATTCTCTTTTCTAATCCATGTCAGGCATCCGGAAGTCAGAGGGAAAGAGTATTCCTATCCATCGCCTTGAAACTTGACATTCTTTATTCTTATCTTACATTCACAAGCAAGAAAATTTTGGTCGGTCACACCGCACAATATTTTTTCCCAGAAACGTGAATACTCAAACtaaaatttttctttcattcttctaTAAATTTTTTGAGCAGAAAGGGAAATGGTAAAAAATGGGGAGGAAAGAAAGACTCACTGCAATTACAGAGTGTGATGATGTTAAGAGTAACCAAATAATATGACGCATTACTCTTAGAAAATTGAAGTGAGATCATCTTGATCAATTATCATGCTCATCTAATGCAAATCAAGAGCTTCAAGAGCTTACCGGTTCTTCTTATGAGTTTACAGAATTTCCGGGCAATGAAAGCCGAGAATAAAATTATGGTCGGCTGAACAGCTGGAGGTGAGCTTGTTCCTGCTGGAGCAATATCCGAGGTCAAAGAACTTGATGCTTTGTTTGTATTAAGATTACTACTAATTCGTCGGAGATAGAAGCTTCTGCTACCAGTTTCCCCAATCAATTTTGATTTATCTAGACCTgtcaaagaaaaacacaaaattcattAGCCTCTGTAATGGCATCCATGGTAGGGGTACTGTATAAGAAAACTACTTAGAAGAATTTCACACTGGACAAAACAGAGTTAATTAATCAAAAGTTTCTCAAAATCATACTAGAACAAACAGCCGTCGTCTTGAATGGGAGTTCAAGGAACATCAATCATCTCTATATTCGAATTTTGTTCATACTAATATTTGTCAGCTAGGATAGAAGACGAGGAATTGGCACAATTGGAATGTCACAACTCTGTCAATTCGCAAACCCAACTGAAACTAACAATACTAAATCCAGATCTTCTTTGAAGCAACAAAATTCAAGTAAAAGAATTTGCAAGGCTTAATTTAACATATTATATACTTACATTGAAGGGTGAAATTGGACTGATGCAATTCGTATGAGGATGGTGAATTTTTGTCAACCTTCGGGGATCGTTGTTCTTCGCTGTACTTCTTCAGGACAAGCTTGATTGTCTCCTCCACACAACACCCCAATTTAACCATGGTCCGAACAGGTCCTGGACTTCCTTCAACTGTTACATTTACCACCACCTTTGCATCTTTCTTGTAACCCTGGATCCCCTAAAGTACATAAAACACCCAAATTAATCACTCATTAGCCAATGAATCAACAATAAAAGTACAAAGTCACATTGCTTGATATTTGCCAAACAGAGAAATCTTCTTCCATTCAGAGATGATCTTTGTGCAGGAAGAAAATTTTAAGACATAGATGATAGAACGAATGCTATCGATACACTAATTACAATTTTGACCAGAATAGACGATTAAAAGGGCTTCAATGACCTAAGCCAAACAATCTCCGAAACCAATTAGATTTCATATCCCAATCACGGAATCAAACAGAAGTAAAATTAATCTCAGAATCAACAATGAACATGATCAAAGTTGACGTGTACCTCGGTCGAGATTCCCGGCAACGAAGAAGTCGATGCAAACACGTCCGTACAAGTCTGCGGACGATACAGCACTCCAACACTACCACCGAAATCTCCACGATCGGATCCCAACCTACTGCCCTCTTGATCATCGCTAACACCTTCGCCGTTGCAACTCAACAGCATAGAGTCGGAGTAGCATCGCTTCATAATCCTCTGAGGCTTTGCATACTTGGCCGATTTCGGCATCGGCGGGGACGTCCGCCTCCGTGAAGACGGCGACGGTTTAGGAGGCCTAGTATTCCGGCCATGGGAGACGTTGACTCGCAGTCTCCGGCGGAGATTTCTCCCTGACATAATCTGTTGTTCGTGGGGAGTGAAGGAGGGGAATTTAAGAAGAAGGTGAATGTCGTTGGACTTGGAACTTGGAGGTTGCGTGTATGGTAAGCTACCCGTCAAAGTAACTGCTCTGTGTTTCAAtgcctcttctttcttttgggtTCAATTTTTGTGAGTACTGTCACGAGCAACCTTTCTTTTCTgttgtgtgtatttatatatcGAGAATGGTCGGTCTGGAAATACCAATTTTTATTTCCTATAAGTATCATATACTGCAGGGATGTTTTTGAGATTATATTTTTTGGAATCTTCATGAAATATTATGGTTGCTTGTGTTATATCTTATGCGGCATGCGGCATGCATAATTGCGTATGCATTTATTATGTTATTGTCCGTGAATGAGAAGCTCTTTATCACCAAATATATGCTTTTAATTGCATACCTAACAGTCAGGCAGAAAGAATGGAAATCAGTGGACCGGAGGGTCCTTTTATATCAAGCATTCAATGTCTTTTTTTGATGTGGATTTTAATTGAGTTGGATTGGTAGGTAAAATTGTAAAAGATGATGGGAATGATAATGTTTTAATACCTTAATTGGCAACCAAGACAACTCCTTACCTCATTCTGCAACCAATGAATCTTTTTTAAAACATAGTTTCAATCTTCAACTATTTCATTAGGCACAGCCTGCAAGCTTTATCCTTCATTGTAATTTACTAAATTGTGAAGGGTAAAAAGGGTAAATCACTGATATGCTTGGGCTTCTCTTGGTTAGTCTTGACCTTGTCCATTAATTCGGTTGGGCTTCATTGTTACATGTTTTGTCAAATGGGCTGGCAGGGTAGCCCATTGGACAATTGCTCGAATGTGACGGAGGGGACTTGTACTGAGGGAAGCCCAACGGATCTTTTAAGCATGTTGTTGGGCTTGCTTTAGAGGGACCTTCCAGCCCATATTACTATGTTTGTACACTATCAATAAACCCAAACCTAACCCCAGCCCATGTATTCAcatggccttttttttttttttttttaagacatGTACTTGTTAAAAATCAAACCCTACTCACATCAACAGTATTATTCGCTTTGGATTTATCTGTTCCCGACAATGTATCGAACCCGCACAACTTTATTCTTTCTCGatcgtctcacttaatggtacttaggCCTAAGAAAAACCGTAGGGACTTGAATTTCTTTTAAACCCAGCGACTTGAGTTGTCCAAGTGATGTGAGATATATAATGCTCCCGCACTTGTGGGTTGTGCTATATTAGACCCAACAAATGGACAGTTATAGGTTTTGATATCATGTTGAAAATCTTTGTCCTACtcaaatcaacaatattataTACTTAGGATTTACCAGTTCATTATAGATATATCGGATTACTCTCAatgttttgtttgcttattgGCTCACGCGTATGCATGTATAGACAAAGTCATATATCTACATTtactaataattaaaataatgcCATGGGCTCCCATGCTATTATAACACTAGTCAAGTGTCTAACATTGGTTAAGTTGAACCATGATTGGTGAAATTAGTGAATGTAACAAACGAAATCAAGCGACATATGTTGCTTTAAACTAAGAAAACGTGGTAATCTACAGTACTTACATGCGCGcgcacacactctctctctctcgaatcTTGATTGCTTTTGGAGCTCGCATGCTGATCACTTCGCACTTGTTGCTTGTATATCTCATCATTTAGCACACATCACATCATCATCTATAATTCTATATCTAGAGCCCACTATATCAAAATATGACGAATCATTGGGGGCCCAATCACACACTGTAATTGAAGTCAAGGCCCACCCCATCATTTAATCTTcagctttttttccttcatttcttTTACTCTGGCTGTAAATCATTGAAATGCTCTTTTAGCCGAAAATGCCATTAACTAGCTTTTGATGCAGCCTTTTGATCTTTGGGTCACAGTGAAATGTCAAAAGGATGTATTACCTAAATAAGTGGACGAATACTTTTAGCCGGAGGAATCAGGTTTAACCTTTTGCATCAACACAATTGACTTTATCAGATTTTTGGAGAGTGAGAAGTTCAAAGTATTTGGAGTTTGCGTGAATTAAAGGTTCATAATTTTGTCTTATGGAAATAGTCAAAGACATTCATGATTAATACGATTAACAAATAACTTATGCAAAAAAGTAGGGAAGTTGAAAAACGAAAAATCAAttataaacaagaaaaaacaattaTACGTGAGTCGACCAATCTTACCTATACTCATGGACGATAATGATAATTTTTATTGATGAAGTTATAAAATCTCTCTTAAAAACTCCCTTTGGATACAAAGATTTGTTCGATTTCACAATGATGATATTTATAGTGCATTTAAATTTTACGGACAATATATAACCAAAATATCCTTAAAAATTTGTTGTATAGGAGCCGCGCGCTCAGTGGGTGGTGCCGATGCTGGCCGGCCGCCCAGGGGGCGTCGTGCTTCGCCATCCATAATACGTGGTGTGGCCCAAACAGATCTACTGTCTTATCGTATCGAGTACTTGGCGCTCGGAAGAACTAGCTTGCATGGAGGACGTAACATAAACTAAATGCAATTAATTTACAGAGCCCAAGAAGAGTAAAGGAGATTATATTCTtgcccaacttttttttttatatttttttactatttaaTGGATGCATGCTTCCAAACACCAGccataataatattgtttttactcataagcaaaaaacaaaacaacaaacctGGCACTGGCATTGGGACTGGAATGAAccattataatataatatatacagaGATGCGTCCGCCGAATGTTGGTTTATCTCAGTCACCACTCACAGCTATGATTCAAAACTTCCCGCATATATTTAACTAACTCGCTCCGTCCCTCGTGTCTTCTGAGGGCGAGGGATTCTGCTTATCTGTAatcctactctctctctctctctcaaatctgCACGTCAATGCTGCCGTACGCCACCATCGATGACGCTGCGGCGGCCCTTGGCCGGAACTTGACGTTTGCGGAGACTTTGTGGTTCAATTATTCGGCCCAGAAATCTGATTATTTCCTCTACTGCCACAACATTCTGTTCCTCTTTTTGGTGTTCTCTATTGCTCCTCTACCTTTGGTTGTTGTCGAGCTCATGAGATCTCTGGGATTTCAGAAGTATAAGATTCAGCCCAAAGTGCGACTTACGCTTTCTGAAATGTTTCGGTGTTACAAG
Protein-coding regions in this window:
- the LOC120016724 gene encoding protein cornichon homolog 4-like → MGDLYVWLISFFFIIALIVMIVFQLMCLADLEFDYINPYDSSSRINKAVLPEYFTQGALCILYLITGHWCMALVCAPYLYYNVRLYTQKQHLVDVTEIFNQLHWEKKQRLFKLGYLIINLFLAIFWMIMTALEDHDDY
- the LOC120016723 gene encoding uncharacterized protein At4g22758-like isoform X1 produces the protein MSGRNLRRRLRVNVSHGRNTRPPKPSPSSRRRTSPPMPKSAKYAKPQRIMKRCYSDSMLLSCNGEGVSDDQEGSRLGSDRGDFGGSVGVLYRPQTCTDVFASTSSLPGISTEGIQGYKKDAKVVVNVTVEGSPGPVRTMVKLGCCVEETIKLVLKKYSEEQRSPKVDKNSPSSYELHQSNFTLQCLDKSKLIGETGSRSFYLRRISSNLNTNKASSSLTSDIAPAGTSSPPAVQPTIILFSAFIARKFCKLIRRTGGDVDGGYCEGSDQGGGGDLCQGQEEAVVESD
- the LOC120016723 gene encoding uncharacterized protein At4g22758-like isoform X2 yields the protein MSGRNLRRRLRVNVSHGRNTRPPKPSPSSRRRTSPPMPKSAKYAKPQRIMKRCYSDSMLLSCNGEGVSDDQEGSRLGSDRGDFGGSVGVLYRPQTCTDVFASTSSLPGISTEGIQGYKKDAKVVVNVTVEGSPGPVRTMVKLGCCVEETIKLVLKKYSEEQRSPKVDKNSPSSYELHQSNFTLQCLDKSKLIGETGSRSFYLRRISSNLNTNKASSSLTSDIAPAGTSSPPAVQPTIILFSAFIARKFCKLIRRTETD